DNA from Paraphotobacterium marinum:
GGCTCTTGAAATAAAAAATGATTTCAAGAACAACTTTCCAATGAAAAGACTTGTTCAAGGTGACGTAGGATCTGGTAAAACTTTAGTTTCTGCATTAGCCGCATTACATATCATACAAAGTGGTCATCAAGTTGCTCTTATGGCACCAACAGAGCTATTAGCTGAACAACACTTTCACAATTTTAAAGAGTGGTTTTCACCTTTAAATATACAAGTTGGATTATTATTAGGTAAACATGCTCCAAAAAAGAAAAAATCAATATTAAATGAACTTTTTAATAATAAGATTCAATTAGTTATAGGTACTCATGCACTTTTTCAAGAGTCTGTGAACTATTCATCACTTGCTTTAATTATAATAGATGAACAACATAGATTTGGCGTTGCACAACGAGATGCTCTACTGAAAAAAGGGATTTCAGGAAATATTGTTCCACACCAACTAGTAATGACAGCAACTCCTATTCCTAGAACTCTAGCTTTGAGTGCTTTCAAAGAACTTGATGTGTCTGTCATAGATGAATTGCCCCCAGGACGAACGCCTATTGAAACAGTTGTATTCAGTAACACGAAAAGATTAGAGTTAATCAAAAAAATACGAAAGATGATCGAAGTTGAGAGTGTTCAAGTTTATTGGGTCTGCACACTAATTGATGACTCTGAAACACTTGAAGCTGAATCTGTAGAAGCTTTATTTCGTAATATATCAAGTATCATGCAAGATATAAGTATTGACTTTATTCATAGTCAGATGTCCTCAGAAAAAAAAATTGAAGTCATGAATAAATTTAATCAAAATGAAATAAAAATTTTAGTATCAACAACAGTTATTGAGGTTGGTGTAAATGTTCCGAATGCATCAATTATGGTTATAGAAAACTCTGAAAGATTAGGTTTGTCTCAAATTCATCAACTGAGGGGAAGAGTCGGAAGAGGTACAAAAAAAAGCTATTGTTTGCTCATGTATCAAGAGCCTATCTCAGAAATATCCAAGAAAAGATTAGAAGTCATTCGATCTAGTACGGATGGTTTTTTTATAGCCGAGGAGGATTTGAAATTAAGAGGTCCTGGAGAGATACTTGGTTATAAGCAAACTGGAGATATTAACATGAAGGTTGCATGTCTCTTTCGTGATGCTAATTTACTCGTTAAAGCTCAAGAAATAGCAAAAAATATTTATCAAGAAGATAAAGAAAATGCTCATATTATTATGGAGAAATGGAGTAAATATCAAAGTTCTGATATAAAAAATTAATTCATAAAATGCTCTTACGTATAAGCATGGCTTGAAATCTGAACGGGTATAATTTTAAAAACTTCACCTTATTTTTAGCTAAATAAAGTCAGACTAACATTCTTAATATGAAGATAATAACTGTTTACTTAAGAGTTTTCAGGACGGGGGTACGCCTTTTTCTTTAGAGTGAATGTTAGCAAATTATTTAGTAATTAGAAAATAAGAAAATTATTAAAAAGTGACGCCCATGTTTAATTCAATGAAAACACTCCTCCACAAAAGTATAGTGAGTGATTTCTTGAAAGAACTCTTGTATAGTGGATACGTATAAATCCCAAATCACAGTCTAAATTTTGACATGTTTTTAGGAAACGCTGATTTAACATCGATAAATATCTTATGTTCAGGGAATTTAAACTCTTTTACATATTTGATATGTGGTGTTGCAACGATACAAACATCATATTTTTTATTTTGTACTTTTGATTCATCACATAGTTTGATGTTGTAATGTTTTTCAACTTCTAATTTATCGGTTAATTCATCATATATATCTATATCCAAATGATATTCTTTGAGCTCATTAATTAAATCAAAAACTTTTGAATTTCGAATATCAGGACAGTTCTCTTTAAAAGTGATTCCAAACAATGCAACTTTAGCATTGTTGATAGATAATCCACTTTTTATCATCTGTTTAATTACTTGTTCAGCCACATATTTAGACATTCCATCATTTATGCGCCTACCAGCCAACAAAACTTCTGGGTGATACCCTAACTTTTCAGCTTTATATGTCAAATAATAAGGATCAATTCCAATACAATGTCCACCAACTAAACCAGGGTTATGTTTAGTGAAATTCCATTTGGTTGATGCTGCTTCTAGCACTTCTTGTGTGTCAATATCCATCAAATGGAATATTTTTGATAACTCGTTGACGAACGCAATACTTAAGTCCCTTTGTGTATTTTCTATGACCTTTGCAGCTTCAGCAACTTTTATTGAGCTAGCTTTATATACGCCAGCTTCTACTACTGATGAGTATACTTCCGCAATAATATCACAAATTTCTGAAGTTTGTCCGGCAACAATTTTTAAGATTTTTGTAAAAGTATGCTCCTTGTCACCAGGATTAATTCTTTCAGGAGAGTAACCTAAATGAAAGTCATCTCCTGCTTTTAATCCTGACACCTTCTCAAGAATACTCAGACAATCCTCTTCTGTTGCTCCTGGGTATACCGTAGATTCATATACAACAATATCTCCCTTTTTAATTGCCTTTCCTACAGTTTCTGACGCTTTTATTAAAGGCATAAGATCTGGTTTTTTTGAATTATCAATTGGTGTAGGGACAGCTACAATATGAAAGTCTGCTTTTTTTAGTTCTTCAATGCTATCTGTTAAGTTTAGATTTGCTTTTTTTAATTCATCCTCACTTATCTCTTGAGTAAAATCATATCCCTCTTTCAAAGATTTAATTCTTTTCTTATTAATATCGAAAGCTATTACAGAACTTTTTTTTCCAAACGCAACAGCGACGGGCAGTCCTACATAACCTAAACCTATAACTGAAACTTTTCTATTCATTTATGTTCGCCTATTTAATTGTATGCTTTTAATTTATTAAAATGACATGAAGCTAACTTTTTTCAAACTATGTATGCAACAAAATATATCTAAAATATAAACTTTAAATTATAAATCTATTATCTCAACTCTTATCTAGTAAGCTACAATAACATCTGATTTATTTGAAAAGCCCTCACGTATATGAACATTTATGGAATTAAAGAAAAACATAATTTTTTTAAAGTCTAAAAAATATATTAGCTATAATTCAATTCATCATATCTTAAAAAAACACTAATTGTGATTTTATTATTTTTTACAACCGAGCAAAAATTATTCTTATTATAAGTAATCTAATATCAAACAATCAATTATTAGGTAATAATTTTTTATCAGAAAAAAACTGTTTTAGGAAATAAAGCTTACGAACATCAATATATTATGTTTTGATAATAAATAACATTATACAAAAAAAAACACTACTCATCTCAAATTAGTGTTAAATTTATGTATGATTTACAAATCCCTCATCATAATTAATTTGACCAACTATGAGTCATCATGTTCTAGTTGATTATATTGCGTGCACCGAAGTTTATGATTGGTAAGTGATTTCCTAAATAAGTCGACAAATTTTGAATTATAATTTATCTTACCGAGGTTATCAAATGCTCTCAATTTATTTAGATCGCTGACAACTAGACAGATTAAAAACAGATAAATTTACTATTAATAAGAGTGGAAACTATTAGCGCTTTGAGACAAAAGTCGCTAAAAATAATTTAATAAAATACCAACCAAAATTATAACTCCCACGTAATGATTTTGTTGAAAAGCTCGAAAAAATCTTTCTCGCTTTGATGCTCTAATATATGTTTGTTGATAAACAAAAAATAACAATGAAAGAAGCAATGAAAAATAATAATAAAAATTGTAATTAAGGTTTACACCTACAAATACTAAAAGTGTAAGCATAATAATCTGCATAATAAAGATAATCGTTTTGTCCCAATTACCAAATAAAATAGCAGTTGATTTTACTCCAATTTTCAAGTCATCATCTCTATCAACCATAGCGTAAAGTGTATCATAAGCAATAACGTAAAATATATTGGCCGCAAATAACAACCAAACACTCTTATCTAAAAAATCATTTTGTGCAGCATAGGCCATTGGGATAGACCAGCCAAAAGCAATTCCTAAAAATAATTGCGGTAAATGAACCCACCTTTTCATAAATGGATAAATAATAGCA
Protein-coding regions in this window:
- the ubiA gene encoding 4-hydroxybenzoate octaprenyltransferase gives rise to the protein MPICLSQKLKGFIEITRLDKPIGIYLLLWPTLWAFFLNPNSMFSYSNLIIFITGVVVMRSAGCVINDIADIKVDGFVERTANRPLQTGLINKKSAKLIFYSLILIALLLVLNLNRFTIVLSFFALFFAIIYPFMKRWVHLPQLFLGIAFGWSIPMAYAAQNDFLDKSVWLLFAANIFYVIAYDTLYAMVDRDDDLKIGVKSTAILFGNWDKTIIFIMQIIMLTLLVFVGVNLNYNFYYYFSLLLSLLFFVYQQTYIRASKRERFFRAFQQNHYVGVIILVGILLNYF
- the recG gene encoding ATP-dependent DNA helicase RecG encodes the protein MTINSISSFHLTDLNGVGDQTVKQLNRLGIFNIVDLLFYLPYKYTNKSHITTIQNLELGNKQVIEITVEHKETQNFRRKISTITGYDETGVITLKFFNTYGSFLKQFEVGKKYKFYGDIKHSSKGMELIHPEIIKEKDFIGIYKEKLFPAYHLTEGLNQKKLYQLIIQALDLLRLKTICFEDNFQKYIPSYCYNIEQALNILHCPSISEPIVKLENFQHNAHLRLIIEELSAFYLSILKLKNKNLTHQSYQLKNPLRDLESSFLKNLPFSLTNAQEKVALEIKNDFKNNFPMKRLVQGDVGSGKTLVSALAALHIIQSGHQVALMAPTELLAEQHFHNFKEWFSPLNIQVGLLLGKHAPKKKKSILNELFNNKIQLVIGTHALFQESVNYSSLALIIIDEQHRFGVAQRDALLKKGISGNIVPHQLVMTATPIPRTLALSAFKELDVSVIDELPPGRTPIETVVFSNTKRLELIKKIRKMIEVESVQVYWVCTLIDDSETLEAESVEALFRNISSIMQDISIDFIHSQMSSEKKIEVMNKFNQNEIKILVSTTVIEVGVNVPNASIMVIENSERLGLSQIHQLRGRVGRGTKKSYCLLMYQEPISEISKKRLEVIRSSTDGFFIAEEDLKLRGPGEILGYKQTGDINMKVACLFRDANLLVKAQEIAKNIYQEDKENAHIIMEKWSKYQSSDIKN
- a CDS encoding nucleotide sugar dehydrogenase encodes the protein MNRKVSVIGLGYVGLPVAVAFGKKSSVIAFDINKKRIKSLKEGYDFTQEISEDELKKANLNLTDSIEELKKADFHIVAVPTPIDNSKKPDLMPLIKASETVGKAIKKGDIVVYESTVYPGATEEDCLSILEKVSGLKAGDDFHLGYSPERINPGDKEHTFTKILKIVAGQTSEICDIIAEVYSSVVEAGVYKASSIKVAEAAKVIENTQRDLSIAFVNELSKIFHLMDIDTQEVLEAASTKWNFTKHNPGLVGGHCIGIDPYYLTYKAEKLGYHPEVLLAGRRINDGMSKYVAEQVIKQMIKSGLSINNAKVALFGITFKENCPDIRNSKVFDLINELKEYHLDIDIYDELTDKLEVEKHYNIKLCDESKVQNKKYDVCIVATPHIKYVKEFKFPEHKIFIDVKSAFPKNMSKFRL